In Magnetococcales bacterium, the genomic stretch TGCTTTCCCGCTGTCGGGTGGCGGTGTTGAATCCTTTGGAGGTGGAGGATCTGACCCGTCTGTTGCAACGGGCGGTGGAGGATCGGGAACGGGGATTCGGGGCGCTTTCTTTGATGCTGGAGGCCGGACTCCTGGAGGCCATCGCTGCCCTGGCCGACGGGGATGCCCGCTATGCCCTGAATCTACTGGAAGTTTTCATCCAGTTGCAGCCGGAGACCGTGAAGAGCGGAGGGATACTGACGCGGGACGCTTTGCGGGAGACCCTGGAGCGGCGCGCCCTGTTGCACGACCGGTTGGGGGAGTCCCATTACAACCTGATTTCGGCGCTGCACAAGTCCCTGCGGGGATCGGATGTGGATGCGGCTTTGTATTGGCTGGCCCGCATGGTCCAGGGGGGCGAGGATGGACTGTACATCGCCCGGCGTCTGATCCGTTTCGCCTCCGAGGATGTGGGCAACGCCGATCCCCAGGCCTTGACCATCGCGTTGGCCGCCAAGGAGAGTTATCACTTTCTCGGTTCCCCGGAAGGGGAGTTGGCGTTGGCCCAGGCGGTGATCTATCTGGCCACGGCCCCGAAGAGCAACAGCGTGTATACCGCCTTTCAAAGCGCCATGGCCTGCGCGGGCCGTTCCGGCTCTCTGGGGCCACCCTTGCACATCCGCAATGCCCCCACCCGGTTGATGCGGGAGTTGGGTTATGGCAAGGAGTACCGTTATCCCCATGATCACGAAGAGGGATTCGTCGTGGCCGACTATCTGCCGGAATCGTTGCTGGGTCAGCGGTTTTATCAACCGGTGGAGCGGGGATTCGAGCGGGAAATCGCCAAGCGGCTCGATTATTGGCAAAAATTAAAACACCGGGCGCCCAAAACGGAGTCATGAACCATGTCCAAGACCGCAGCCAGGAACACCAACGCCAGCGGGATTCTCGATCAGGTTGTCAAAGCCAAGCAGGCCCTGGACGCTCTGGAGCGGCAGGCGCGGGATGATCGGGGCGAATTTGTGGAGGCGGCCACCGTGCGTGCGTTGCTCAACGCCGCCCAGGCCCATGTGATGCGGGCCATCGAGAAGTCCAGGGTGTTGCGCTGACGTTCCGGCGACTGGTGCTTATTTGCGGTAGAACACTTCCACGAAGAAGGGTCCGTTGTCGGTCCGGAAGTAGCATTTGGTGCTTTCGAGGGGTTTGGTGTAGCCGATCTGGTGATCCCGTCCCACCACCACCTGGGGCGGGGTGAGGTTGATCAGGTCGTCGCAGATGCGGCTTTTCACGGCGCCGGCGATGATGTTGGCCAATTCGCCGATGGCATCCTTGGCGGTGGAGTTGAAGGTTTGGATGTCCTCTCCGGAAAACGCGGCGGCCAGACCCACGGCGCAATGGAACGGAGCCGACACGTGGACGCCTCCTTCGATGACGCCGTTGAAGGCGATGATGGCGGTGACATCGGCCTGCGGGGGCGAATAGGGTTCATCGGCTGAGGTGGTGACCGAAGGGCCGGCCTTGATGCCCACGTCCGTCGTGAAAAAGGCGACCGAGGTTTCATCGATGGCTTCCTGGATCACTTCGGCCAGATTGGCGACCAGCATGGTTCCTTCCTCCTTGAATGCATGACAGAAACGACCGTCGCGTCAGGATGATATCTTCCGCAGATCGGTTGTTACTTTTAGTGGCATATCATACAGAATTGGTTTTGACTTTCAATGTTTCATCTTGCAAATTTTTCATGTCGTGGGGTGCGCGCAGGATCATTGTCTTGGTATCGCCGTCAGTTGGAGGCTTTTTTGAGGGGCGGGGGAAAAAACCTGCCCCCAGCCTCTTGCAGGGTTTGGGGGGCATGTCCATCTGATAGGTCAAAATTTCCATGCAGGCGGAGTCGGATGCCGCAGGAATCGGAATGTCACGGGCGTGATCGGAAACAAAAAGATCGCATATCGTGATTTAAAAACAGCGTGAGGAGAACAGATCATTATGGCAGCCAAAGAAGTCAAATTCGGCGTGGATGCCCGTGCGGCCATGCTTCAGGGGTTGAACACTCTGGCCAACGCGGTCAAGGTGACGTTGGGTCCCAAGGGTCGCAACGCGGTGTTGGACAAGTCCTGGGGCGCCCCCCGCATCACCAAGGATGGTGTTTCCGTGGCCAAGGAGATCGAACTGGAAAACCGGTTCGAGAACATGGGCGCCCAGATGGTGCGGGAGGTGGCCTCCAAGACCGCCGACGCGGCGGGCGACGGCACCACCACCGCCACGGTGCTGGCCCAGGCCATCACCCGCGAGGGGCTGAAGGCCGTGGCCGCCGGCATGAATCCCATGGATCTGCGCCGTGGCATCGACGCGGCCACCCAGACGGTGGTGGAGGCGTTGAAGCGGCTTTCCCGTCCCGTGACCCGCTCCGAGGAGATTTCCCAGGTGGGTACCATCTCGGCCAACGGCAATGCGGAGATCGGTCGGATGATCGCCGAGGCCATGGACAAGGTGGGAAAAGAGGGGGTGATCACCGTGGAAGAGGCCAAGGTGATGGCCAACTCCCTGGATGTGGTGGAGGGGATGCAGTTCGACCGGGGATATCTGTCCTCTTATTTCGTCACCAACTCCGAAAAGATGGTGTGTGAACTTAAAGATCCATACATCCTGTTGGTGGAGAAGAAAATCAGCAATTTGCAACAGATGTTGCCGATTCTGGAGGGTGTGGTTCGTTCCGGAGCGTCGTTGTTGATCATCGCCGAGGATGTGGAAGGGGAGGCGTTGGCCACTTTGGTGGTCAACAAGTTGCGGGCCGGTTTGAAGATCTGCGCCATCAAGGCGCCTGGATTCGGGGATCGGCAGAAGGCGATCCTGGAGGATATCGCCATCCTGACCGGGAGCACGGTGGTCTCCGAGGCGTTGGGGCTGAAACTGGAAAATGTCACCCTCGACATGCTGGGTCGGGCCAAGTCGGTGCTGGTGGGCAAGGAGGAGACCACCATCGTGGATGGCCAGGGGATCAAGGATCAGATCGAGTCCCGCATCGGCCAGATCCGTCGTCAGATCGAAGATACCACCTCCGACTATGACCGGGAAAAATTGCAGGAGCGTTTGGCCAAGCTTTCCGGCGGTGTGGCGGTGATCCATGTGGGCGGCGGCACCGAGGTGGAGGTGAAGGAGCGCAAGGATCTGGTGGATGACGCCTTGCACGCCACCCGTGCGGCGGTGGAAGAGGGCATCGTCCCCGGTGGCGGTGTGGCGCTTTTGCGCTGTGTCCAGTCCCTGGACGCCTTGAATCTGGCCAATGCGGATCAGAATATGGGGGTGCGCATCGTGCGTCGCGCCCTGGAGGAGCCGACCCGCATCATCGCCGAAAACGCCGGGCGCGAAGGTTCGGTGGTGATCAACAAGGTGGTGAGCCATCCGGAGGTTCCTTTCGGTTACGATGCCCAGGCCGACGAGTATGGAGACCTGGTGGCCCGTGGGGTGATCGATCCCACCAAGGTGGTGCGGGTGGCGATTCAATCCGCCTCCTCCATCGCCGGCCTGATGATTACCACCGAAGCCATGGTGACCGAGTTGCCGAAGAAGGATCCCGCTCCCGCCGCTGGCGGACGGGGCATGGACGACATGGACATGTGATACCGGTCCGCCACCATGCAAGCGGCGGTGCGGATGGATTCCAAGGCGGGATGAATACACCCCCGGCTGGAACGGGTGCCGGTTTGGCGCCCGTTCCAGCCGGGGTTTTTTTTATCCGGCATCCGGCAACGATTCCTCAGGATGTTGCAGGGCATTGATTGACGGAGTGCAATGCACTACAAAGGGATGACTGGTTTTTTGTAACAGCGCAGGCGCGTCGGGATTGGTTTCCGGCCCCTGGCGCGTCACGGCGTGCAACCATCGAAGAGGAGAAAGTCATGGCGGCAATGGGTGGAGTGGGAATGGAACGCCCGATGGCGGGTAACCGTGGCGGTATGCGGTCCGGCAGTCGGCTTTGGTGGTTGGGAGTGGCTTTGGCGTGCTGGATCGTCTCTCCGGCCTGGGCCCGGGGGCTGCCCGAGTTGACCGAGTTGGTGGATGATCTCAAGCCGGTGGTGGTCAACATCCATACCAGCAAAAAGGTCCGGGGGGGCAAACAGGCTGTATTGCAGAACAATCCCTTCAAGAACAGTCCGTTCGAGAATTTTTTCCAACCTTTTGTCGATCGTTTGCCCCAAGGCGAGATGCAGACCCGCAATCTGGGTTCCGGGGTGATCATCGACGCCGACGGGTTCATTCTGACCAACAACCACGTCATCGAAGAGGCCGACGAGATCAAGGTGCGGCTGGCGGATGAGCGGGAGTTCATCGCCAAGGTGATCGGCAACGATCCCAAGACCGATCTGGCCTTGATTCAGATTCCCGTCAAGCAGAAATTGCCCGTGGCCAAGCTGGGGGATTCGGACGCCATCAAGGTGGGAGCCTGGGTGGTGGCCATCGGCAATCCCTTCGGGCTGGATGCCACGGTGACCGCCGGCATCATCTCCGCCAAGGGTCGGGCCATCGGCAACGGCCCCTACGAGGATTTTCTGCAAACCGACGCGGCCATCAATCCGGGCAATTCCGGCGGACCGTTGTTTGATCTGGATGGTCGTGTGATCGGCATCAATACCGCGATTTTCACCCGTTCCGGGGGGTACATGGGGATCGGTTTCGCCATTCCGGTGAATCTGGCCAAGAATGTGGTGGCGCAACTCAAAGGCACGGGTCGTGTCACCCGGGGTTGGCTCGGCGTGGGCATCCAGGGGGTGACGCCGGAGTTGACCTCCGCCCTCGGCCTGGATGCGGCCAAAGGGGCGCTGGTGAGTCAGGTGACCAAAAGCGGACCCGCCCAGGACGCCGGGATCAAGGCCGGTGATGTGATCCTGAAGTTCAACGGTCAGGAGATCCACAAAATGCGGGATCTGCCCTCCCTGGTCGCCATGACCCCGGTGGGCAGCAAGGTGCCTGTGGTCATTCTGCGGGATGGCAAGGAGCAGACGGTGCCGGTCAAAGTCGAGGAGATGCCCAAAGACGAGGCGGGCAGCACCACCACGACTTCCCGTTCCGAAGGGGTGGCCAAGGTCGATCCGTTCGGGGTGCGGGTGCAGGCCCTGGGGGAGGGGCAACGCCGTCAGACCCGGGTGGGGGACGACATCAAGGGGGTGTTCGTGGCTCAGGTGGAGCCGGATGGCCCGGCGGCTCGCGCCGGTCTGCGCCTCGGAGACGTGATCCTGGATGTGAACCGGGTTCCCGTGGAAACCCCTCGGGAGTATGAACAGGCGGTGGAAAAGATCGGTCAGAACCGCAATGTGCTGCTGCGGGTGTCCCGGGATGGCGGCGTGCTGTTTGTGGCCATCAATCTGGAAAAGTGAGCGTGTTTTTTATGAGACCGCCATCCTGACCATGAGGGGATGGCGGTCCGGGGGATTGCCTTTTAGTCTTCCAGCATCTCCGTGACCCGACCCGTGCCCCGACACCAGGGGCAGGGGTCGGATTCCGCCCGTTCGTCCAGCACGAGCAGTTGTCCGGATCCTCCACACTCTTCGCAGGTTTCCGATTCCAGACCAATGGTGCGGGCGTTGCTGCTGTTGGTTGGGTGATGACCGGGCAGTTCCAGTCCCAGGGCCTGGCGTCCCAGATCGGTGAGATCGTAGCTGGTGGCCAGTCCCATGGCGACACTGTTGATCGCCAACTGGATCCATCCCCGGGATTTGATCGCGGACAGGGTTCCGAGATGAATCTTGACCGGGAGCTTTTCCAGAATGGCATACAGCGCCTTCAATTGTCCGGGAGTGGGGATCTTTTGGGTTTCTGTGGGCATGGGAATGACCGAAGTTGAGAATCGGAAAAACCCCGGATGATGGCGGGGTTTTTCCGATTGGGCAGGAATGAGGAGGAATGCGGATGGGGTCGGGTGCGATTTTTCTTTTTTAGTTGCGGGTGGTGCGTTTTTTCCAGAAGAGAATCTTGCCGCAGGCTTTGCACTGGCTGACGTTGGCCAGAAAATGGATGACCCCCAGGGTCAGGAACAAGGGAATGATGATGCGACTGGCGGCAATGATGGGACCATAGAGCAGATCGTTGCGGATCAGGTCTCCCGGATTGTCCAGAATGCCATGGAGGGTGAACCCCATGATGCAGAGGGCACCCAGGACGATCAAGCCGCGATTGCCGATCAACGGTTTTGACTGGTGTTCCATGCGTGTCTCCTTGAGGTGAATGCCACTTTCGGAAGTGCTATTACAATAGGTTGCAACTTTGACCAAAAGCAAGGAAAAATTGATCCACGATAAAATCCATTGGGCATCGACGCGTCAGTCGGGAATGGTTTCCTTGCCCGCGCTGTTTTTGGCGTGGATGATTTTTGGTATTATCGCAACCTTGCCCGCCCTGTCCCAGGATCGGATGGCGTTGTTGGGCGTGGCCCTGCTGCCGGCGGGGGCCGCGTGGTGGTCCCGGAAACAAGCCGGGATGGGGGACGTTTGGCCCCTGGTGGCAGGTGTGGTGACCGGTGGTCTGGCGGTGTGGGCTTCCTGGATTCAGGTGCCGGACCCGCCTCCCGAGGTGGCGCGTCAGAAGGTGGCATTTCAGGCGGTGGTGGCGGATCGGGAGGATCGGAGTGATTCGGTCTTGTTGATTCTGGATCAGGTCACATCCCCGCTGTGGAATCCCGAGGGGTTGGTGCGTCTGAGTCTGTATCGTCAGACCACCACCGTGTTGCCCGGAGACCGGGTGTCGGTTCAGGCCCGGGTGCGGCCTGTGGCCGCAGCGCGCAATCCGGGAACCTTCGATTATCGCCAGTATTTATGGGAATCCGGGGTGGTGGCCACGGCCACGGCGGGCAATGCGGATGCGGTGCGCCGCATCGGCGGCACGGATCAATGGTTTTGGAACCGTCAGCGACAACGCATCGCCGACTGGATCGCCGCCACCCTGCCCGTATCCCAACAGGGGTTGGCCGAGGCGTTGCTGGTGGGCAAGCGGGGACATCTGGATGGGGCGTTGCAAAATGTCCTGTTCGTCTCCGGCACCTTTCATCTGGTGGCCATCTCCGGCCTGCATCTGAGTCTGGTGGCGGGAACGGTCTATTTTCTGACCCGTCTGGGTCTGACTTTGATTCTGCCCCTCTCCCGGCGCTGGGACATGAAACGTCCCGCCGCCTTGATCTCGTTGTTGCCGGTCACCGGGTACGCTTTTTTGGCCGGGTGGTCGGTCTCCACCCAACGGGCCTATATCATGGTGGGGCTGTTCATGCTGGCCGTGGCGTTACGCCGGCAGCGGCAGTCGTGGCGGTTGCTGACCCTGGCGGCTGTGGTGATCCTGGTCTTGTATCCCGGGCAACTGCTCAATGCGGGCTTTCAGTTGTCGTTTTTGTGCGTGGCGGTGATTTTGTATCTGATCGATCATCTGCCCGTCCAGGAGGGGTGGAAGGGGCGGTTGGGGTTGACGTTGGCCTCCACGCTGGCCATCGGCGTGGTGACCGCCCCCCTTTCGTGGCACGCCTTTCATCGGATCTCTCCCTACGGCATGGGGATCAATCTGGTGGCCATTCCCTGGGTGGGGGAGTTGGCCACCTCGTTGGGGCTGGCGGCCATGGTGGTGCAACCGCTGTGGTCGGAGGCCGGCGGTTGGTTGCTGGGGGCCATGGGGTGGGCCATGGCGGTCTATCGCTGGTTGGTGGAGTGGTCGGTGCAATGGCCCGGCGCCGAACTGCGCACCCCTGGACCGGCCCTGCCCGGCATGGCCTGGTTTGTGGCCGTCGGCCTAGTGGCCGCCTGTCTGCGCCACTCGGGTCGGTGGGGCTGGAGGCGCTGGGCGTTGACCCTGGTGGCGGTGTTGGGGTTGGCTTGGCCCAGGGAGACCACCCCGGACCATTGGTTGCGTCTGATCGTACTCGACGT encodes the following:
- a CDS encoding replication-associated recombination protein A; translated protein: MRPRDFEELLGQGHLTGPGKLLFQALQTDQLPSMILWGPPGSGKTTLARIVAARTRHRFEALSAVLDGVKEVRAVVERAKAAHPEGTILFVDEIHRFNRAQQDAFLPFVEQGIITLIGATTENPSFALNGALLSRCRVAVLNPLEVEDLTRLLQRAVEDRERGFGALSLMLEAGLLEAIAALADGDARYALNLLEVFIQLQPETVKSGGILTRDALRETLERRALLHDRLGESHYNLISALHKSLRGSDVDAALYWLARMVQGGEDGLYIARRLIRFASEDVGNADPQALTIALAAKESYHFLGSPEGELALAQAVIYLATAPKSNSVYTAFQSAMACAGRSGSLGPPLHIRNAPTRLMRELGYGKEYRYPHDHEEGFVVADYLPESLLGQRFYQPVERGFEREIAKRLDYWQKLKHRAPKTES
- a CDS encoding chemotaxis protein CheX; its protein translation is MLVANLAEVIQEAIDETSVAFFTTDVGIKAGPSVTTSADEPYSPPQADVTAIIAFNGVIEGGVHVSAPFHCAVGLAAAFSGEDIQTFNSTAKDAIGELANIIAGAVKSRICDDLINLTPPQVVVGRDHQIGYTKPLESTKCYFRTDNGPFFVEVFYRK
- the groL gene encoding chaperonin GroEL (60 kDa chaperone family; promotes refolding of misfolded polypeptides especially under stressful conditions; forms two stacked rings of heptamers to form a barrel-shaped 14mer; ends can be capped by GroES; misfolded proteins enter the barrel where they are refolded when GroES binds) gives rise to the protein MAAKEVKFGVDARAAMLQGLNTLANAVKVTLGPKGRNAVLDKSWGAPRITKDGVSVAKEIELENRFENMGAQMVREVASKTADAAGDGTTTATVLAQAITREGLKAVAAGMNPMDLRRGIDAATQTVVEALKRLSRPVTRSEEISQVGTISANGNAEIGRMIAEAMDKVGKEGVITVEEAKVMANSLDVVEGMQFDRGYLSSYFVTNSEKMVCELKDPYILLVEKKISNLQQMLPILEGVVRSGASLLIIAEDVEGEALATLVVNKLRAGLKICAIKAPGFGDRQKAILEDIAILTGSTVVSEALGLKLENVTLDMLGRAKSVLVGKEETTIVDGQGIKDQIESRIGQIRRQIEDTTSDYDREKLQERLAKLSGGVAVIHVGGGTEVEVKERKDLVDDALHATRAAVEEGIVPGGGVALLRCVQSLDALNLANADQNMGVRIVRRALEEPTRIIAENAGREGSVVINKVVSHPEVPFGYDAQADEYGDLVARGVIDPTKVVRVAIQSASSIAGLMITTEAMVTELPKKDPAPAAGGRGMDDMDM
- a CDS encoding DegQ family serine endoprotease produces the protein MAAMGGVGMERPMAGNRGGMRSGSRLWWLGVALACWIVSPAWARGLPELTELVDDLKPVVVNIHTSKKVRGGKQAVLQNNPFKNSPFENFFQPFVDRLPQGEMQTRNLGSGVIIDADGFILTNNHVIEEADEIKVRLADEREFIAKVIGNDPKTDLALIQIPVKQKLPVAKLGDSDAIKVGAWVVAIGNPFGLDATVTAGIISAKGRAIGNGPYEDFLQTDAAINPGNSGGPLFDLDGRVIGINTAIFTRSGGYMGIGFAIPVNLAKNVVAQLKGTGRVTRGWLGVGIQGVTPELTSALGLDAAKGALVSQVTKSGPAQDAGIKAGDVILKFNGQEIHKMRDLPSLVAMTPVGSKVPVVILRDGKEQTVPVKVEEMPKDEAGSTTTTSRSEGVAKVDPFGVRVQALGEGQRRQTRVGDDIKGVFVAQVEPDGPAARAGLRLGDVILDVNRVPVETPREYEQAVEKIGQNRNVLLRVSRDGGVLFVAINLEK
- a CDS encoding DNA internalization-related competence protein ComEC/Rec2; protein product: MPALFLAWMIFGIIATLPALSQDRMALLGVALLPAGAAWWSRKQAGMGDVWPLVAGVVTGGLAVWASWIQVPDPPPEVARQKVAFQAVVADREDRSDSVLLILDQVTSPLWNPEGLVRLSLYRQTTTVLPGDRVSVQARVRPVAAARNPGTFDYRQYLWESGVVATATAGNADAVRRIGGTDQWFWNRQRQRIADWIAATLPVSQQGLAEALLVGKRGHLDGALQNVLFVSGTFHLVAISGLHLSLVAGTVYFLTRLGLTLILPLSRRWDMKRPAALISLLPVTGYAFLAGWSVSTQRAYIMVGLFMLAVALRRQRQSWRLLTLAAVVILVLYPGQLLNAGFQLSFLCVAVILYLIDHLPVQEGWKGRLGLTLASTLAIGVVTAPLSWHAFHRISPYGMGINLVAIPWVGELATSLGLAAMVVQPLWSEAGGWLLGAMGWAMAVYRWLVEWSVQWPGAELRTPGPALPGMAWFVAVGLVAACLRHSGRWGWRRWALTLVAVLGLAWPRETTPDHWLRLIVLDVGQALSVVAKMPGGGWSVFDAGGAVTPRFDVGEAVISSVLWHHGVERLERVVVSHPQRDHMAGMARVLRNFPVGALWLSRLAESDENRADVKELLAVAGRLGVPVHHFEAAGSFPDGGAMVRVLPPLPEGSAIKSNDLSLIVEIEHGAHRFLLTGDMEAKSESWLLAQGVLHPVTVLLAPHHGSLTSSTLPFVRAVRPEHVVFSVGTDNLWGFPKPVVVRRWAEGGARIWRTDQHGAIQFVSDGTQLTVTAAP